The following are encoded in a window of Arthrobacter woluwensis genomic DNA:
- a CDS encoding HAD-IIA family hydrolase, protein MILPSTSALVDRFDAILSDLDGVVYAGPSAIPGAVEALSGLADRGVGLAYVTNNASRSPEQVAEHLRELGAPATAEQIVTSPQAAARLLAERLAPGSRVLITGSTALAAEVSEAGLEPVWKATDEPHAVVQGFDPGLGWKDLAEASYAVATGILWVATNTDLSIPQARGIAPGNGTLVAAVQAATGVTPVVAGKPEVPLFHAAAARLSSSRPAVVGDRLDTDILGGNRAGFATIQVLTGVNTARDALNALTLERPTHLIAELGALYRPYPETVHDDGVWRVGEATAVVEGDRVVVTAEEDSLDGWRAACAAWWSAVPETEAATAPGLVWRTR, encoded by the coding sequence ATGATCCTGCCGAGCACTTCCGCACTGGTCGACCGCTTCGACGCGATCCTCTCGGATCTGGACGGTGTGGTCTACGCCGGACCGTCCGCGATCCCGGGCGCCGTCGAAGCGCTGTCCGGTCTCGCGGACCGGGGGGTGGGGCTGGCGTATGTGACCAACAACGCCTCCCGCTCCCCAGAGCAGGTTGCTGAGCACCTGCGGGAGCTCGGCGCTCCGGCCACAGCGGAACAGATCGTCACCTCCCCGCAGGCGGCCGCCCGGCTGCTCGCGGAACGTCTGGCGCCGGGCTCCCGGGTTCTCATCACGGGCAGCACGGCGCTCGCCGCGGAAGTCTCGGAGGCAGGCCTCGAACCGGTCTGGAAGGCCACGGACGAGCCACACGCCGTGGTCCAGGGCTTCGACCCCGGGCTCGGCTGGAAGGATCTCGCGGAAGCGTCCTACGCCGTCGCCACGGGCATCCTCTGGGTCGCGACCAACACGGATCTGTCCATTCCGCAGGCCCGCGGCATCGCTCCGGGGAACGGAACCCTGGTCGCCGCCGTGCAGGCCGCGACGGGCGTGACGCCGGTCGTGGCGGGCAAGCCGGAGGTCCCGCTGTTCCACGCGGCCGCCGCCCGGCTGTCGTCCTCGCGGCCCGCCGTCGTCGGCGATCGCCTCGACACGGACATCCTGGGCGGCAACCGCGCGGGCTTCGCCACGATCCAGGTGCTGACCGGGGTCAACACGGCGCGGGACGCGCTGAACGCCCTCACTCTGGAGCGTCCCACCCACCTGATCGCGGAGCTGGGGGCGCTGTACCGCCCGTACCCGGAGACGGTGCACGACGACGGCGTGTGGCGCGTCGGCGAGGCGACCGCCGTCGTGGAGGGAGACCGCGTGGTGGTCACCGCCGAGGAGGACTCGCTGGACGGCTGGCGTGCCGCCTGTGCCGCCTGGTGGTCGGCCGTGCCCGAGACGGAGGCCGCCACCGCCCCCGGGCTGGTCTGGCGGACTCGCTGA
- a CDS encoding APC family permease: MSQNTPRLRRTLGLWSIVGLGVGYMTLTTVFDTFGIVSEETNGVVPTAYLVALIALLFTAISYGRMTRVFPSSGSAFTYTSETIHPNVGFLVGWTSLMDYLLLPLVNALIVRTYLTSIFPDVPEWIWVVLYVAMITLLNLWSMTSTSRINGLLVVFSTVLIVVFLVLAWNAMQNGAGTGTPFTTQPFFHDGVDTSSVIAGATVVCFSFIGFDAITMYSEEAKDANTVPRAIVIALLIGGLVFFVAAWFSQATFPTVEGFENTDESLLPQMALKVGGQFFQILFTAASFAAAVASSLSSHASVSRMIYVMGRNGKGVVSRFFSFIHPKTHTPFNAILFVGAVSLLAIPLSLDFVASMINFGALIAFTFVNVTVVVYFVFIKKDRKGPAALLRNMVLPVIGMILTGVLWYFLSDEARLYGAIWLGAGFVVLLVITRVFRRPLSVRMEDEEIAEVTGEELGQAAR; the protein is encoded by the coding sequence ATGTCCCAGAACACTCCTCGCCTCAGGCGAACGCTCGGCCTCTGGTCAATCGTCGGCCTCGGCGTCGGCTACATGACGCTCACCACGGTCTTCGACACCTTCGGGATCGTGTCCGAAGAGACCAACGGCGTCGTGCCGACCGCCTATCTGGTGGCCCTCATCGCCCTGCTCTTCACGGCCATCAGTTACGGCCGCATGACGCGGGTCTTCCCCTCTTCCGGCTCGGCGTTCACCTACACCTCGGAGACCATCCACCCGAACGTCGGGTTCCTGGTCGGCTGGACGTCCCTCATGGACTACCTGCTCCTGCCCCTGGTGAACGCGCTGATCGTCCGCACGTACCTGACCTCGATCTTCCCGGATGTGCCGGAGTGGATCTGGGTGGTGCTGTACGTCGCGATGATCACCCTGCTGAACCTCTGGAGCATGACCAGCACGTCCCGCATCAACGGACTTCTGGTGGTGTTCTCCACCGTCCTGATCGTCGTGTTCCTGGTCCTGGCGTGGAACGCGATGCAGAACGGCGCGGGCACCGGCACCCCGTTCACGACGCAGCCGTTCTTCCATGACGGTGTGGACACGAGCTCGGTGATCGCCGGCGCGACCGTGGTGTGCTTCTCCTTCATCGGCTTCGACGCCATCACCATGTACTCCGAGGAAGCCAAGGACGCCAACACGGTGCCCCGGGCGATCGTCATCGCGCTGCTCATCGGCGGCCTGGTGTTCTTCGTGGCCGCCTGGTTCAGTCAGGCGACGTTCCCCACGGTGGAAGGCTTCGAGAACACGGATGAGTCGCTCCTGCCGCAGATGGCACTGAAGGTAGGCGGTCAGTTCTTCCAGATCCTCTTCACCGCGGCATCGTTCGCGGCCGCCGTCGCCTCCAGCCTGTCCTCCCACGCCTCCGTGTCCCGCATGATCTACGTGATGGGCCGCAACGGCAAGGGCGTGGTCTCCCGCTTCTTCTCCTTCATCCACCCGAAGACGCACACGCCGTTCAACGCCATCCTGTTCGTCGGCGCGGTCTCGCTCCTGGCCATCCCGCTGTCCCTGGACTTCGTGGCCTCCATGATCAACTTCGGCGCACTGATCGCGTTCACCTTCGTGAACGTCACGGTGGTGGTGTACTTCGTGTTCATCAAGAAGGACCGGAAGGGCCCGGCGGCGCTTCTCCGCAACATGGTCCTTCCGGTGATCGGCATGATCCTGACGGGTGTGCTCTGGTACTTCCTGTCCGACGAGGCGCGCCTGTACGGCGCCATCTGGCTCGGCGCGGGCTTCGTGGTCCTGCTGGTCATCACGCGGGTGTTCCGCCGTCCGCTCAGTGTCCGCATGGAGGACGAGGAGATCGCCGAAGTCACGGGCGAGGAACTCGGTCAGGCGGCTCGCTGA
- a CDS encoding CaiB/BaiF CoA transferase family protein, protein MTAPDGTLPLEGLLVADFSRVLAGPLATMTLADLGATVIKVERPGTGDDTRSWGPPFSATGSTYFESVNRNKQSLCLDLGDDGDLRLARELARRADVLVENFKPGGMARLGLGYQELSAENPGLIYASISGFGSAGGAGLMGYDFVVQALGGLMSITGEQDGPAMKAGVALVDVLTAKDATLGILAALTARHRDGRGAHLEVNLLSSLQGALANQAQAYLGAGVVPRRMGNDHPSIAPYQLLNCADGPLAVACGNDAQFGRLASLLGLDALAEAERFSTNSARVAHREELTRHLETALATDTAAAWQQAFTSAGIPAGRVSGIDEGISYAEELGLNPTIEVQDASGSTVGRQVRHPITWTPAFPTPTQAPPALGEHSDRLREWLDS, encoded by the coding sequence ATGACGGCACCGGACGGCACCCTGCCCCTCGAGGGCCTCCTCGTGGCCGACTTCTCCCGGGTCCTGGCGGGCCCCCTCGCCACCATGACCCTCGCCGATCTGGGTGCCACCGTCATCAAGGTGGAACGTCCCGGCACCGGGGACGACACCCGCAGCTGGGGGCCGCCCTTCTCCGCCACCGGCTCCACCTACTTCGAAAGCGTCAACCGGAACAAGCAGTCGCTCTGCCTGGACTTGGGCGACGACGGCGACCTTCGGCTCGCCCGCGAGCTGGCCCGCCGCGCCGACGTGCTGGTGGAGAACTTCAAGCCGGGTGGCATGGCCCGTCTCGGTCTCGGGTATCAGGAACTCTCCGCGGAGAATCCCGGACTCATCTACGCCTCCATCTCGGGCTTCGGCAGCGCGGGCGGCGCGGGACTCATGGGCTACGACTTCGTCGTCCAGGCCCTCGGCGGGCTCATGAGCATCACGGGCGAGCAGGACGGCCCGGCCATGAAGGCGGGCGTCGCGCTCGTGGACGTCCTGACCGCGAAGGACGCGACCCTGGGCATCCTGGCGGCTCTCACCGCACGGCACCGCGACGGCCGCGGCGCGCATCTGGAGGTCAACCTGCTCTCCAGTCTGCAGGGCGCGCTCGCCAATCAGGCCCAGGCGTATCTCGGCGCCGGGGTGGTCCCGCGGCGGATGGGGAACGATCACCCGTCCATCGCGCCGTACCAGCTCCTGAACTGCGCCGACGGCCCCCTCGCGGTCGCGTGCGGCAATGACGCGCAGTTCGGCCGGCTGGCCTCCCTGCTCGGACTGGACGCCCTGGCCGAGGCCGAACGGTTCAGCACCAACTCGGCCCGGGTGGCCCACCGGGAGGAACTCACCCGCCACCTGGAGACCGCGCTGGCCACCGACACCGCGGCAGCGTGGCAACAGGCCTTCACCTCGGCGGGCATCCCCGCGGGCCGCGTGTCCGGCATCGACGAGGGGATCTCCTACGCCGAAGAACTGGGTCTCAACCCCACCATCGAAGTGCAGGACGCGTCGGGCTCCACGGTGGGACGCCAGGTCCGGCATCCGATCACCTGGACCCCGGCGTTCCCCACCCCCACCCAGGCTCCGCCGGCGCTGGGCGAGCATTCAGACCGGCTGCGGGAGTGGCTGGACTCCTGA
- a CDS encoding PucR family transcriptional regulator yields the protein MISLAHLQTSLGARLTTLDGKPPAARTVSGVHISELDDPTPYLEGGELLLTTGIPFRGPAPRTHEYVARLGGHGVYALGLGLGAGLDEVPVALVEACRGQGVELLIVPDGVPFMDVSRAYWDLVARLGQSDLVASLGTQTALARAAARPDALASVVRALAQALGGWAAYLPVEDASPTVWPDSTRPLLPQLRQETARLNLRGLRSAATFQVHGADVVAHPVLVGQRIAGVLAIGAGRTLTRADRQVIQTVCVLLSLKAQQDEEADRRTGLLHAAVARLIIGGHLEAARLLAGDIGVGLPTGRIRLLLVSGLPEGASDRELSAVLGTLDGGPVIEAGALRLRCSEGEVEICLVDDEAARLPAGRAPGEGPGVVVRAVLSAPLTPAQVPGRLEALRDLLAQATPGALTRPPVSPLDPRASGWVETLRAQERGDLLATVQCYLRNRGQWEPAARELGIHRNSLRHRIGIAQRLLGAELDDPDVAANLWLALRAS from the coding sequence ATGATCAGCCTGGCCCATCTGCAGACCTCCCTGGGCGCGCGGCTCACGACTCTCGACGGCAAGCCTCCGGCGGCACGGACCGTCTCGGGTGTGCACATCTCGGAACTCGACGACCCCACCCCCTACCTCGAGGGCGGGGAACTGCTGCTGACCACCGGCATCCCGTTCCGGGGTCCGGCTCCGAGGACGCACGAGTACGTGGCGCGGCTCGGCGGTCACGGGGTGTACGCTCTCGGGCTGGGCCTCGGCGCGGGTCTCGACGAGGTTCCGGTGGCACTCGTGGAAGCGTGCCGGGGACAGGGTGTGGAACTCCTGATCGTGCCCGATGGTGTGCCTTTCATGGATGTCTCCCGGGCCTACTGGGACCTCGTGGCCCGGCTCGGTCAGTCGGATCTGGTCGCGAGTCTGGGCACGCAGACCGCTCTCGCCCGCGCCGCCGCACGGCCGGACGCTCTGGCCTCCGTCGTCCGCGCGCTAGCGCAGGCTCTCGGTGGCTGGGCGGCCTACCTGCCCGTGGAAGACGCTTCTCCCACCGTCTGGCCCGACAGCACGCGCCCTCTCCTGCCGCAGCTCCGGCAGGAGACCGCCCGGCTGAATCTCCGGGGACTCAGATCGGCCGCGACGTTCCAGGTGCACGGCGCCGACGTGGTGGCTCACCCTGTTCTGGTCGGTCAGCGGATCGCGGGTGTCCTGGCCATCGGGGCGGGTCGCACGCTGACCCGGGCCGACCGCCAGGTCATCCAGACGGTCTGCGTGCTGCTCTCCCTGAAGGCGCAGCAGGACGAGGAGGCGGACCGTCGCACGGGCCTGCTGCACGCCGCGGTGGCCCGGCTGATCATCGGCGGCCACCTCGAAGCCGCACGGCTGCTGGCGGGGGACATCGGAGTCGGCCTGCCCACGGGCCGGATCCGGCTGCTGCTCGTGTCGGGCCTGCCGGAAGGGGCATCGGACCGGGAACTGTCCGCCGTCCTCGGAACGCTCGACGGCGGGCCGGTGATCGAGGCGGGAGCCCTCCGGCTGCGGTGCTCTGAAGGCGAGGTCGAGATCTGTCTGGTCGACGACGAGGCCGCCCGCCTCCCGGCCGGCCGCGCGCCGGGGGAGGGGCCCGGCGTCGTTGTGCGGGCGGTGCTGAGCGCGCCGCTCACGCCGGCTCAGGTGCCCGGACGCCTCGAAGCGCTCCGGGACCTCCTGGCGCAGGCCACACCCGGCGCGCTGACCCGGCCGCCGGTGAGTCCGCTCGACCCTCGCGCCTCAGGGTGGGTGGAGACGCTGCGCGCCCAGGAACGAGGGGATCTGCTCGCAACCGTCCAGTGTTACCTCCGGAACCGCGGCCAGTGGGAGCCGGCGGCGCGGGAGCTGGGCATCCACCGGAACTCGTTGCGGCACCGTATCGGGATCGCGCAGCGGCTCCTCGGCGCCGAACTCGATGATCCGGATGTGGCGGCGAACCTCTGGCTCGCGCTCAGGGCTTCTTGA
- a CDS encoding acyl-CoA dehydrogenase family protein — MSIYDLVHIDSLYTPAELAFRDTVREFVDRRIRPGIARWYEDAVFPVEIIPEMAELGLLGMHLKGYGCPGRTAVEYGLAALELEAGDSGLRTFVSVQGSLAMSAIHKHGTEEQKNEYLPRMAAGEIIGCFGLTEPTAGSDPGSMKTFARREGDEWVINGSKRWIGLATLAQIAIIWAMTDDGVRGFIVPTDTPGFTATPIQPKLSMRASVQCDLELSEVRLPATALLPGAKGLRGPFECLNEARYGIAWGAMGAARDSYLTALEYSQQRLQFDRPLAGYQLTQEKLVNMALEINKGLLLATQLGRLKDAGKLAPHQISVGKLNNCREAIEICREARTILGGNGITLDYSPLRHANNLESVRTYEGTDEVHTLVLGNHITGVPAFR; from the coding sequence ATGAGCATCTACGACCTCGTCCACATCGACTCCCTCTACACCCCCGCCGAGCTGGCCTTCCGGGACACCGTCCGGGAGTTCGTGGACCGGCGGATCCGGCCCGGCATCGCGCGCTGGTACGAGGATGCCGTGTTCCCGGTGGAGATCATCCCGGAGATGGCGGAGCTGGGCCTGCTCGGCATGCACCTCAAGGGCTATGGCTGCCCGGGCCGGACCGCGGTCGAGTACGGCCTCGCCGCGCTGGAACTGGAAGCTGGAGATTCGGGTCTGCGCACGTTCGTGAGCGTCCAGGGCTCCCTTGCCATGAGCGCCATCCACAAGCACGGCACCGAGGAACAGAAGAACGAATACCTCCCCCGCATGGCGGCCGGCGAGATCATCGGCTGTTTCGGCCTGACCGAACCGACCGCCGGCTCCGATCCAGGCAGCATGAAGACCTTCGCCCGCCGGGAGGGCGATGAATGGGTGATCAACGGCTCCAAGCGCTGGATCGGTCTGGCGACTCTCGCGCAGATCGCGATCATCTGGGCCATGACCGACGACGGGGTCCGCGGCTTCATCGTCCCCACCGACACCCCGGGATTCACCGCCACCCCCATCCAGCCCAAGCTTTCCATGCGGGCCTCGGTCCAGTGCGATCTGGAGCTGAGCGAGGTCCGGCTGCCCGCCACGGCGCTGCTGCCCGGCGCCAAGGGCCTGCGTGGCCCGTTCGAGTGCCTCAACGAGGCCCGGTACGGCATCGCCTGGGGTGCGATGGGCGCCGCCCGGGACAGTTACCTCACCGCGCTGGAGTACTCCCAGCAGCGCCTCCAGTTCGACCGCCCCCTGGCCGGTTACCAGCTGACGCAGGAGAAACTGGTCAACATGGCGCTGGAGATCAACAAGGGTCTTCTCCTGGCGACCCAGCTGGGCCGTCTGAAGGACGCCGGCAAATTGGCGCCGCACCAGATCTCCGTGGGCAAGCTGAACAACTGCCGGGAGGCCATCGAGATCTGCCGCGAGGCCCGCACGATCCTCGGCGGCAACGGCATCACCCTCGACTACTCGCCGCTGCGGCACGCCAACAACCTGGAATCCGTCCGCACCTATGAAGGCACGGACGAGGTCCACACCCTGGTGCTCGGCAACCACATCACCGGCGTCCCGGCCTTCCGCTGA
- a CDS encoding aldehyde dehydrogenase family protein: MSIDLRQYIDGAWIEGHGARLDSWNPSHPDDLVASGRQATEAQVHDAVAAARATAAGWARTPLAERGAVLLRAAVVLEDQADAWGAELAREEGKTFPEGKGEVLRAAQVFRYQAAEAEREAGTVFHSPRAGERILVTRRPLGVVSVVTPFNFPIAIPAWKIAPALVHGNTVVWKPASTVPLLAVRLAEALDQAGLPAGVLNLVLGSGALGDVLVDHPEVDGLSFTGSTGVGRALAGRAAARGVPVQAEMGGKNAAIVLADADLDLALEQVLLGAFRSSGQKCTATSRLIVEESIADAFLERLTARVGALRLGDPLADGMDLGPVITAQARDSILTSVNEALTGGAQLLAGGPDAPVPPTGHFVPPTVLEVSGDAPVWRDELFGPVLTVRRAADPAEAFALAGDSEFGLSAALFTQDLTLALEALEILDVGVLHVNSESAGADPHVPFGGAKKSGYGPKEQGQAAREFFTHTTTVYLRGGQARP, encoded by the coding sequence ATGAGCATCGACCTGCGACAGTACATCGACGGCGCCTGGATCGAAGGCCACGGGGCCCGTCTGGACAGCTGGAATCCGAGCCACCCGGACGACCTGGTCGCCTCGGGGCGTCAGGCCACCGAGGCGCAGGTGCACGACGCTGTCGCCGCCGCCCGCGCGACGGCCGCCGGCTGGGCGCGCACCCCCCTCGCCGAACGTGGCGCCGTCCTGCTGCGCGCCGCCGTCGTGCTCGAGGACCAGGCTGACGCGTGGGGTGCGGAACTGGCCCGCGAAGAAGGCAAAACGTTCCCCGAGGGCAAGGGCGAGGTGCTCCGGGCCGCGCAGGTCTTCCGCTATCAGGCGGCCGAGGCGGAGCGTGAGGCCGGCACGGTCTTCCACTCCCCCAGGGCGGGCGAGCGGATCCTGGTCACCCGGAGACCTCTGGGTGTGGTGTCGGTCGTGACGCCCTTCAACTTCCCGATCGCGATTCCGGCCTGGAAGATCGCTCCCGCGCTGGTCCACGGCAACACCGTGGTCTGGAAACCGGCGAGCACGGTGCCCTTGCTCGCCGTGCGGCTGGCGGAGGCTCTCGACCAGGCGGGGCTTCCCGCCGGCGTACTCAACCTGGTCCTCGGCTCCGGAGCGCTCGGCGACGTCCTGGTCGACCACCCCGAGGTGGACGGCCTCAGCTTCACCGGTTCGACCGGGGTGGGCCGTGCCCTTGCGGGACGGGCCGCCGCCCGCGGCGTGCCTGTCCAGGCGGAGATGGGCGGCAAGAACGCCGCGATCGTCCTCGCGGACGCCGATCTGGATCTCGCCTTGGAACAGGTCCTGCTGGGAGCCTTCCGCTCGAGCGGCCAGAAGTGCACCGCGACCTCGCGGCTGATCGTCGAAGAATCCATCGCGGATGCCTTCCTGGAACGCCTCACTGCCCGGGTCGGCGCACTGCGACTCGGTGATCCCCTCGCCGACGGCATGGACCTGGGGCCGGTCATCACCGCACAAGCCCGGGACTCCATCCTGACCTCCGTCAACGAGGCGCTCACCGGAGGTGCCCAGTTGCTGGCGGGCGGGCCCGATGCCCCCGTGCCTCCAACCGGTCACTTCGTGCCACCCACGGTCCTGGAAGTCTCCGGAGACGCACCCGTGTGGCGGGATGAACTCTTCGGCCCAGTGCTCACCGTGCGGAGGGCAGCGGATCCCGCGGAAGCGTTCGCTCTCGCCGGCGACTCGGAGTTCGGTCTCTCGGCCGCTTTGTTCACGCAGGACCTCACCCTGGCGCTGGAAGCCCTGGAGATTCTCGACGTCGGCGTGCTGCACGTCAACTCGGAATCAGCGGGCGCCGACCCGCACGTTCCCTTCGGAGGGGCCAAGAAGAGCGGATACGGCCCCAAGGAACAGGGCCAGGCCGCTCGCGAATTCTTCACCCACACCACCACGGTGTACCTGCGGGGCGGACAAGCGCGCCCCTGA
- a CDS encoding GNAT family N-acetyltransferase — translation MEIRKATDEDWPAIYEFYRDIMAEGFTYAFPAGQTLNEARPWWMETEPGQTVVATDGDDVLGSAKMGPNRPGRGSHIATASFLVNPRYRNRGTGRRLGEYVIAWARAAGYHAIQFNAVVASNHPAVHLWQSLGFDIIGTVPEAFDHPVDGLVGLHVMYRRV, via the coding sequence ATGGAGATCAGGAAAGCCACCGACGAAGACTGGCCTGCGATATACGAGTTCTACCGGGACATCATGGCGGAGGGATTCACCTACGCCTTCCCCGCGGGGCAGACCCTCAACGAAGCACGCCCCTGGTGGATGGAGACCGAACCTGGGCAGACGGTCGTCGCGACCGACGGCGACGACGTGCTCGGCTCCGCGAAGATGGGTCCGAACCGTCCTGGCCGGGGCAGCCACATCGCCACCGCATCGTTCCTGGTCAATCCTCGATATCGCAATCGTGGGACAGGCCGGCGCCTCGGCGAATACGTCATCGCGTGGGCGCGTGCCGCGGGTTACCACGCCATCCAGTTCAATGCGGTCGTCGCCTCCAACCATCCTGCCGTGCACCTCTGGCAATCGCTCGGATTCGACATCATCGGCACCGTCCCCGAAGCCTTCGACCATCCTGTCGACGGCCTGGTCGGCCTCCACGTGATGTACCGGCGCGTTTGA